A single region of the Gopherus evgoodei ecotype Sinaloan lineage chromosome 3, rGopEvg1_v1.p, whole genome shotgun sequence genome encodes:
- the MCFD2 gene encoding multiple coagulation factor deficiency protein 2 yields MMASRMFSIYLLFCLVSAFLISSVAEESHQANIHLDKNLVQDKDHIMEHLEGVIDKPESEMSPQELQLHYFKMHDYDGNNLLDGLELATAISHVHKEEGGEHSQAMKEEELISLIDDVLRDDDKNNDGYIDYAEFAKSLE; encoded by the exons ATGATGGCTTCAAGGATGTTTAGCATATATTTGCTATTCTGTCTAGTGTCTGCATTCTTGATCTCCTCTGTAGCTGAGGAGAGTCATCAAGCAAATATTCACCTTGATAAGAACCTAGTACAAGACAAAGA cCACATCATGGAACACTTAGAAGGTGTAATTGACAAACCAGAATCTGAGATGTCCCCACAGGAGTTGCAGCTCCATTACTTCAAAATGCATGATTATGATGGCAATAATTTACTTGATGGATTAGAACTTGCCACTGCTATATCACATGTACATAAAGAG GAAGGTGGTGAACACTCCCAGGCAATGAAAGAAGAGGAGTTAATTAGTCTAATTGATGATGTCTTACGAGATGATGACAAAAATAACGATGGATACATTGATTATGCTGAGTTTGCAAAATCACTGGAAtaa